GGCAAACACATTGGAAATGACTGGATCTCCATATTAtactaaaaataaacaaaaataaaaccaCAGGACTTGAAGTGTCTTACCGGTTGTTTGACCGAGAATTTAATGTTCTCTATCATCCACTTGGCTGCCAGgtcactatcatcctcactgaTAACTAAGCATACTTCAATATTTATGCCCTCGCTATTATCAACAATTCCAATGGTCCTCCTATCTTTATCTACGTGATCAGTATCTTTTGAATCTCTTTGGAATATGTGGTTTGTGGAACGAGGTTTCAGTGCCTGCAAACCTTCTACTCCCACCTGAAAGCATCATCAAACAATATATCCGTAATTAAGACAAGTAATCAATGAGAAACAAAACTAATATGTCGGaataaatgaaaatctaaatggTTGTTTAATTTTAACTAAATCAGGAAGGATGCTAGAACATTATTTGTTCCATAGAACTAGTATATAAACATATACATTATTGGCTATAACAATAGGATTGATTAGGTCTCTAGTTTTATATTAGTTGAATTCATGAAATGAGTAGGGATTCCCAATCCCAccatatttctcaaataaaggTGGGGCAGAGTGACGAATGACTAGGATGTCCATGGTCGACTGCAACTACAAACACATATACAGTAAACCAAAGTatgccgtctcggtaccggaccttATACTGGTGCCATCCTATCACTGTGTCAAGACGCCCTAGCCGTAACACCACACAACCAAACCTACCTCAcctcatccccccccccccccacccgaaagaaaaaaaagaaaacacacacaaaaattgaaaaaaagagCATTGCTTGCCATAAACCGGAGACCAAGCTCTAGCTACAAAGCCCCCTCACCCCATCTAaacaaaccccccccccccccccccccctctcttccaCCATCTGCACAAATGAAGAACAAAATCATGGAGAAGTCTGAACAGATTCCACATCACCACCAACTCAGCATCAAAACAGCAAAACCAAACAGTCAGAAATCCATTTAAAAGAACTAGAAACCTGACACAGTTTAATTCTTTGATGTTCAATTAAGAGAATTTACCTCTCCAAAGTATATACCTTATTATGCTTATTATGTGCCATAAGGCCTACATGCAGGACAGCAAAGAATTTAATGTACTTGAGGCCACAAACTTTGATATTTTACTTCCACTTCAACATTTATAGTCATAAAAGATCGAGATGGTTATTCTACAAAAAAAAGAACTCATAAAACATTTGGACCAGATGAAATTCTAGTTGTGGGAAATTATGGGAGAGTTTGGTTTATTTGGTTAACTAGTTCCTTCAAATAGAATCATGAAGATTAAGGAAAATATCAAATAGTTGGAAAGGCATTGCAGTACCCTATCTATAAGAATAAAgacaatttttttgaaattgcaCTGAAATAGTTGAAATactaagcttttttttttgtgtacaaGAAATACTAAGCTAATTACTCACATATGAACTTACAGCAAAGTGTGGTGGAACAATGATTCATCTTGAAGACTTTGGATGCATATAGCTACAACAAGGCTTATCTATTATGTTCATGTTCCACTGCAAAGATGTGATGGAACAAAGATTCATCTTAGAAGGCTTTGGACATGGATAGGAATCAACCCTGAAAATGTATTTACAGAGCCAAATTTGTATAGTTATAGCAAGGCTTACTTTTTATGTTTATGCTTCACTAcagtcaaaatcaatgaacaaaATAAATCTGAAAGTGAAAAGATTCTTTACCAAGGATACCATTGCAAGCATAGGCATCAAAGAAATAGATGCAATGCTTGCTTAGAGAAGGATGAATAAAACGGGATATGTTTTTGGTGTATTATGTGACCATAAGCAGTCAGTCTAACGTTACAAGACAACAATTGCATTAACATCATTGAAAGCAAGGTTGGCAAAACCGTCCTGAACCGGGCAGTTCTGGCCATCCCGAGCTATACCGGTGCCTCACCGGTACAGTTCCGGCAACGAAAACGAGACCCATTGCTGGAACCAGAGaacgagaagaaaagagagagcgagcggaggagggagggaaagggagaggTCAGGATGCCAGCGGAGGCCGCGGCAAGCAAGGTCGTGGCTCCTTGTTTCGTTCAAACCAGGGGAAGCAGCCATGGCCTCGCTTCCCGCAGATTCGGCCAGCCCCCACCGGCATCCGCCACCCTCCTCcggccttcctccctctctcccctttctctcttttcctctctcccacggTATTGTGCCTTCTGTCTGTACAGGCCCAACATGGCCCGTACTGAGTCGTGCCACCGAAAAATCGGTACGGTGCCCGATACCGATTCCTCCAACCTTGATTGAAAGGAACAGATTTTAATGCAAAAAATATGCAAGCACACCAGATAAAATAAAAGTCAAGATGCAAGAACAAATGCAGGGTGAAAACATACACTCACATGAGAGCATGTGCTCAGGCACACAAAAGGGGGAGGTAGAAAGGCAAGAAGCTAGAAAGCAAGCGAGTGAGCGCGAGTGCACACATGCACGCGCAtgagagggagcgagagagagagggagagattcaCCATAGAAGGATGAATCAATGCAAAAAGGTGAACAGTATGGCCAATGCAACCAATACTACTGGAGGCCAAGATAAAAAGCAGGCTGAGCCTTCTTTTAACAAAGTATTTAATCTTTGGTTGCAACAAATCtataaaagaaatttaaaaaaatggcCCCTAGATATGAGCATAAAACTTTATTTATAGCGAATGCAAGTAATGATGGCCAGTCTTAATGTCTGTGAACCACATTACTCCACAGAATCATGGTTAGCCTCACTAAGGAGTTACTTCCCACCCCAAAGAGATTTATGAAAACATCTAAGCATACATCAGGCTTCTGAGAAAACCCCAAGCAAGTCCTCTCTATATGAGGTAACACTGTTGATCCTGAATATTTGAAATAGATAATACCACTACACTGAATTTTTTTCTTAGACTATAGCAATGTTGTAAAGAGCACCAAACTAAATTTTTGGTAACAGGGTTAACAATGTCCAGATTTCAAATGAGGAACTCCAGAGCTAGAAAATGTTACATGTTTTCAGCTAATATTTCTTAATTATTCAAGatcgagaaaaataaaatagaaagcaAGTTTTATCTTAAATGATGCATTAAATACTCACCGTTATTAATTCCACAGGAAACTTCTGTTTCTTGCACAATTTCCCTGAGCTGCTTGAATTAGGTACATTATTGCTTTTTGCTTTCACTTGCAAACATCGAAATGTTGTATGCCAACACCTTTCTTCTCTAGTAATGTAATCATCATTGGAAAGCCGCCACCCTTCTTGCATCTCCTGGGTGCCTTCAAGAGCAAATAACCAATTCTTCAGCTCTACAGATACGTCAACATCATCTGGCATCCCCAACTCCAAAAGTATACCATGATCTTCCTCTTTGAGGCATCCATCtggaatataaaaaaaaaaaagaaaaaagaagaaagaaatgataGCAATCCTGCTGAGAAAATATTTATTGGGCATatccaaacaaaaaaagaagaataacagATAAAAGGAGAAAACATGTATACAAATACTAACGTTTCACATTCAAATACAAACAGGATTTCATATTAGCATTAATGATAATCCTAAGCCACATTTTATAATCTAGGTTGCTAAATCTAATGCAATAGTGAACAGAAATCTGAATGAGTGACTGAAATGAAATATACCAGAACATCCATGTAAGCATTCCATAAAAAGTCTCTATTTTGTTTTATTGGTGCCACTAGACTGTAGTTAATCATATTCATGTAGAAAGAGAGAGTCTTATATACCATGAAAGTTCAATTTGAATTAAGACAAGAAATTCCCCACCAGGAGAACATTGTAATGAGGAAAACTAGGTATATCTAAAGCTAAGTTAGAGACATAACCATAAATAAGAAAAGCTGTTAAAGCTGTTAATGCAACCCCACGTAAAAATTAATGAGATACATGTTTCATCAGACACATTAAAGCTGTTAATGCAACCCCACGCAAAAATTAAGATTCTTACTATTTTTGCATACTGCAAGTTGAACAAAATGATCAAATACCTAGGCTTAAACAAGAATAACTAGCTGTATGCACAtattaaccaaaaaaaatggCAGGTCAGTGCATCATCAGGTTCCAACCATTATGGGATCTGGGGAGAGCCAAATGCATGCAGCCTTATCCCTATGTACCGAGAGGTGGTTTCTGTATTTCAAGCCCGAGACCACTAGGTCACAATGGAGCAATCTTACCAATGCCAAGGCTCACCCTCTATGCATATATTAACCATTTTCAGAAAATATTTGTCAAACAATTCAagaatatatatgtgtatgtattctcttaaaaaaaatagtagtgCAATTGTTTTAACTTAAAGaattaaaaatattctttaGTGCATGTCAAAGATTCAAGGATTCCATACTTTCTTCCAGATCAGCTTTAATAAAAGGTGATGCTCTGAAAAGCTTTGCCAATGGCCCCGAAGATAAATTTTTCAGTCCTTTCAATAGTCCCTCCCCAGGACCACCATCTGGCCCAAGTATCCCAAACCGATGCAGCAGAGATTCGGTGTAATTCATTCCACCACCAAGTCGTACTCCAGCAATCTTAGCAGATATATTCAAACTATGAGATTCCATATCTTGCACATTGAAAGGCATCACATGCACTGTGCTTATGTCAAGAAATGGAACTGACTTCACCTCATGGTTACTTCCATTATCAATCCAAAAAACAGCTCTCATCTGGGGACAGCCATTGCCAGCCACCAGAAAGCAACGCTCAGCAGGCACCCCTATGCCATTTTCATAAGCTACTTCTCCCACTTCATCTAAACAATTGATAGAGACAGCCTCCCATTGTAAGTTGGTCGACACTGCAAAAGCACCACCAAGAGTACGGTGGGAGACTTTTAGGAACAAATTCTGCCCACCAAACTGAACTAGAGGCATAACCTGAATATCAATAGATGTAGATTCCAAAAATTTAAGGTGAAGGTTTTTTACGGCTAAACTTACTGCAGTATCGCTAGGCATCCTCTTCACTAACTTTTCACCCAAAGACTTGCCATTCTTTCCCCGCCTGTTTCTTTTGCTCACTTTTGATATTTTTTCACTAACTCTACCAAAGTAGGCATACAgatttaaaacaaagaataactGCTCAACTGAAGTGTTAGATAGATACTGTTGGCAGGCAACCCCAATTCTGACAACACCTTCTGGTGGGGGCACATCCAACAAAGGGCTTCCATCTGCAGTGACCATAGCTGCCTCAAAACATGCATCATGCAGTTCAACACATCTCCATAAACCTGTAGCCCAGTCTGCAGAACTCATCTTTTCTGTTAATCCACcacaagtttcaagtgaaagacTAAGATGCGAAGCCCGAGTAGTCCACTTCTTCTGACTGGCATCAATGGGCTGATATTCCCATAGACTAAAGCAAGAAGGATCTTTATCCAGGTTTAGCAAAGTGCATTTTATTGATGGTGACTGTGAGAAGTATAAGTCCTCCACATGAAGCCTTGCTCCAGAAAAGGATGTTTGGGAACAATGGTTTCCAGAGAAATCAGCAGTCTTTGCAGCATCTAAAGGAACAGTGAGATCAAACTCTTTGAGAGTAAAGACAAAGGAATTGACAGAGAAATCAGGCAGCAAAGCACCACGGTTGACCACAATTCCATCAGCTAAGAAAGAGGCAATTCTTAAACAGGATTCCTCCTGAAGGGTAATCTGAGGAAAAGCATTTGTTTTAAAGAGAGAAAATAGAAGCAGAACAGTAAAAAAAGGTACAATTGCTTGTGACATTAGGTTGGCAGTCAATGTACCATAAGAGGTTGGCAGCCGATGACTGTTTGTGAAGCAAACTTTGGAGGAGCAGGTGAAGGATTGATCTGAAGAGAATGGAGACAAACCAAAGGAACGCTAACATTAGATTGCACCTGCTGGTTCCCAAGAGGATATATTGAAGGACAAAAATTCTGACCTGCTCATTATGTGACAACAAACGTCAGCTTCAAATACAATCATTGCCTTTTTAAAATAGAGAAAACAAGCTATTAAAAATTCCATTTTAGTATTGATGGAAGGTCAAGTGGTCACCAAATTCCGGCACATCCAGAAATTCTTTTGAAGCAGCCCGCATTGATGGTTGTACCAAGGCACATGGAGGGCGTGAAAAGGTGTCCCTGCATAAAGGCAAATTCTTTGCatgttaaaataaatatttttcctcCAAAAAAACATAGCTAATGCATGGCATGCTAGCATTCTGAATCAAGCTTCAAAGTCTAATACGACAAGCTACGACGCTCCTAAGATATTTTCAGAGAAGATATTAATTGCAGTATTCTTTTTAATATGTCACGCAAGAGGTTAAGTGCCACAAACAATGTGGAACTTCAAAACTGAACCCTGTATCACAGAAATCAGGAAGTATATATCTAATACCAGTTATTACCATGAACTCTTGACTAGATACAATAATCATtacaaaatgaaaaaagaaagaaagaacttcCTTATTGGGCTTCAGTGTTCTGTTACAAAAACGAACATTCAGTTGTCTAAATGTTGTCGCATGTTAAAATTTGCAATCAAGAAGCAGGTTGGATCGCAGGAGTGAACCTTTGGATACACCATTTCACGTAGTACAACACGATTCAGCTTTCATCATTCGGCAAGGATGAGTTATCAAGCCCAAATATGAAGGGCATATCAATTGGATAAAACAATGTCACACTTTCCTGTCACTTTAATCCTATTATTTAGACAAATTCATAATTGGTGACTCTAAGATACAAAAAGTTAGTGCTATCACATTGTTTTTCAATAGTTTTTGTAAATAAAAACTTATCTTGTTGTAAGTACTAACTAATATTTGAGTGGGCATTTTCTAATCATGTACCATGAGCAGGTTCACAAAGGCAGATTGATCACAATAATAATTTTTCTACATCTAGAAGATAGTTTGCCAATACAACTTAAGGCATCCAGACAAATCAGAATGCAAAACATTGTACAATAACAGGAAAAACCAAATCAATTTAGCTATCTTGCCAAAAGAAGATAAGGTGTCAAGACAATAGAATACCAAGAGTAAATTTGAGGGGAATGCCAGCTCCATTGGTTATCCAAATCATTTTACTTTATGTATTAAGGAAGACACTGCACTATAGAGAATATCAAACTCAAgattcgccgtctcggtaccggaccttGTATCGGTGCCATACTAGTACTATGTTGGTACAATATGGTACGCAAGCTTTTCGGCATACCGATACCCGTATTAGGTACTAGTATTGAACCGGTTTGGTACAGCGCGCCCTGTACCGCTTGGTTTGAGCTAGTACAGCGAACCATGATCAAACTATAACACTGTAAACTATACACCATCGTTAATGAAATTGTATATAAAGTCACTCTATGGTTTTAAGGAAGAAAAGGTGATATGGATATTAAGATAAATAGCAATAATTTCCAAGAAGCAGTATAGCTAATCTTTGAAAGGCAAAGTATTAAGTTTCTGCATCTGGAAGCTTGGCtcaaaattaaaaatacataCTAACCTTGAattggcttcttcactttctacAAAAGACAGGGACATAAATGTCCTTTCCCATTTTTAAGTCTACAACATACAAGTATGAAGATGACTGAAAGCTATGGGACACCAATATGGATAGGGTATACATATATGATCACAAAAAAaacatacatatacatgtatgcatgtgtgtatATGAAAAAGCATCCATAAAAGTATAGTAGGCTATCAAAATAACATAGTTCATAGTTTATATGATAACATCAACTTTTATAAGCTCATCATTTAGTCAACATTCAAGTCCtgaaaataattcatacttgatAGTTAAATATTAACTTCACAGACTGCAAAATTGACTATCCATCATTAAAAGGTTGAcaacagagaaagaaagaaagaaagaaaacaccgTCCCCTTAACTTTGGAGGTATAGGAGAAGTATCTTGAGTATATCTAGGAACAGGAATGTTCTTCTAGGTGATGCAGATAAATGGTAAACAAACTTTACCCTCAAAAAATCCTTCTAAAGAACCAATCCTTAACTTTGGGCTATCCCACCTCTATAGCAACTTGCCTAGTCATTCCCCATGTCACAAGATGTCACCCACACTAACATGGCCTGTTTGTACAATGACTTTCTTAGATTTACTATAAATTTTAGCCccacaaaaataagaaaaaaatgtaTAGTCGAGAAGTCTGCACCAAACtagaacattaaaaaaaatcaaaaaaaaaaaatagagaaaaagaaaagatcccTCCCTCACCCCTTACATGAATATGAAATACTTACCTTCCACATCTACAAATATACACATGCACTTGCACTCGCATATGCACGGACATATGCATTGTataatttttattctttttgatgatgcttCAACTCCTCAGAATAAAAATAAGTAGTATCAATTGCTTATTGAAGATGGCTCATTGTTTCAAATAATTCCCAATATATATTGATAATAtaacatgaaaaaaaattcattttaATATGCAAACAAAGGGAAAGAAACATGAACTTAGAACTTGGATATGTAAAACCTATTCAAGCATAAAGAGCATTGGTTTTACCTTAGAAACATTCCACCAACCATAATGCGGGACAAGGTCTTCGTAGTTTCTCCATCAGATACACTTGCCTGTTAGGAAGCATATGATTTTAAGGGCAAgaacattaaaaaataaaaaataaaaacagcaCATTATTGATAATAGATGTATCAGGTAGGATAATGAGGCAAGCAAAAACTCTAGGAGCAGTGCAACTGAGAAATCTGaaaaaagattttcttttcctaAGCTGGAAACACATTGGAATCAAAAGCAAGAATTTCAGAAATAAAGGTCTAGAATAGTcctcttaatctcaaaagaGCCCTCCTGATGGAAAAAAAGAGTATCTCTGTTTAAAATTAGTTGCAAAACACATCATTAATGACACATGTAATAATTTGTATCCCTTCAACAGGGAGAATGAAAAACAGAGGAAAAATTATGTATATAAAGAATTACCCGACAGAAAAAGAGTGACTGCATTAGAAATTCAAGCCGAAAGTCTGCAAAGTAAGATCATTGTCATCAATGGAAGGTTTATAACAGTAACAGAAATACAGAATAGAATTTTGATCTTAGAAAGAAAAACCAACAACCAGTCTTTGGGTCAAAATCTTCTGACAAGGATATTTACCAGCATCTTTAATACAGAGAAAGATATGATCAACAATAATAGAAACCAATGAACGTCCAGCTGCTTCCGTACAACGCTGCCAAGATTCACATTGAGGTGCCAAAGTGAGAAACATAAATCATTATTTCGATCTGCAAAATCATCTTCTACCGACTTgcataagaaaataataatactgATGAAAAAGGTCGTAAAGATGGCATAATACCTGTTGAGCCTTTGGGTCTACATCTCCTCTGTTCAGGCACACATACAATCCCGTCATGAACCTGAGAAAAGCTCGTAATCCTGCTcaaatcttcaaattttaatcCAGTAAACTACGATATGATATGACAGCTGAGGTGAGTAAATGAGTCATCAGGCACCTGGTTCACTTAAAGCAGGACAGACAGCTTCTGTAATATGCAACTGAACCTCAAGCCCAAGTGGACTGTTCTGTTCTGTCCTTTGCACCGTTATCTGATGTTAAAAGCATATAGTTGTGATAAGAGCAAGATAATTCATCAGTATCAATCTAAACCTTGTTATTTTGGAAATCTACAGCAATATCCCTAAACAGAGTTTCAGTAATCAGATTTTTTTTCATTACATTAGCCTGTCCAGAAATTCCTTCCAGGAATCGTTCACCCCCAAAAAATAGTCTCTTTGCACCATCATCATCTCGCCTATTCTCTTCCTTATTAGAAGAGGTTAAGCGTTCATCAGCAAACATATCAGGATGAGGCAACAGGTCCACTGATAGTGATTCCCATTCCaatttctgcaaaagaaatgttTCATATATATGGATACAAGTTTTATTGATTGACTAGACAAAAAGTAACTTTGAATCAGGGTGTCAATATTAACAATCGAAGGAAGACCTTGAAAACATAtatgaattttttattattggagaagtcccgtgctTCCTTAAGGTTGACAACCTGTTACCAATAGATCATCAACTGAATTGATTTATGGAGTAACAAAAGCAAATTTTCATTATGCTAGCAATGAAGGAATACCTGCCAATTTTCATTTGTGGTATACAACAACAGGTTGCGAATTGTAATAGATGCCAGCGGTGGTGACCTGTTCATATGAGAGAGAATGTTCGCATCAAAATTTTACTGGTACAAACCTGAAAACTAGTATTAAATTTATTCATCAAAGAGTTAAATTACCCAGGAGAAGAACCATGAAGAAGGATGTTTATATCAAGCTAGAAAGGTCCCACCTCAGGGACCACAAGCACGTTATAATGCTGAATGACAAAGCACGGTGTAATATTATATGGGGAAATACAAAACAATAGT
The genomic region above belongs to Phoenix dactylifera cultivar Barhee BC4 unplaced genomic scaffold, palm_55x_up_171113_PBpolish2nd_filt_p 000612F, whole genome shotgun sequence and contains:
- the LOC103697743 gene encoding uncharacterized protein LOC103697743 isoform X2; the encoded protein is MESILARALEYTLKYWLKSFSRDQFKLHGRTAQLSNLDINGDALHASVGLPPALNVTTAKVGKLEITLPSVSNVQVEPIVVHIDRLDLVLEENAESDNAKNSSSAQSTMAKGSGYGFADKIADGMTLEVGTVNLMLETRGGARQQGGATWSPPLASITIRNLLLYTTNENWQVVNLKEARDFSNNKKFIYVFKKLEWESLSVDLLPHPDMFADERLTSSNKEENRRDDDGAKRLFFGGERFLEGISGQANITVQRTEQNSPLGLEVQLHITEAVCPALSEPGLRAFLRFMTGLYVCLNRGDVDPKAQQRCTEAAGRSLVSIIVDHIFLCIKDADFRLEFLMQSLFFCRASVSDGETTKTLSRIMVGGMFLRDTFSRPPCALVQPSMRAASKEFLDVPEFGQNFCPSIYPLGNQQVQSNVSVPLVCLHSLQINPSPAPPKFASQTVIGCQPLMITLQEESCLRIASFLADGIVVNRGALLPDFSVNSFVFTLKEFDLTVPLDAAKTADFSGNHCSQTSFSGARLHVEDLYFSQSPSIKCTLLNLDKDPSCFSLWEYQPIDASQKKWTTRASHLSLSLETCGGLTEKMSSADWATGLWRCVELHDACFEAAMVTADGSPLLDVPPPEGVVRIGVACQQYLSNTSVEQLFFVLNLYAYFGRVSEKISKVSKRNRRGKNGKSLGEKLVKRMPSDTAVSLAVKNLHLKFLESTSIDIQVMPLVQFGGQNLFLKVSHRTLGGAFAVSTNLQWEAVSINCLDEVGEVAYENGIGVPAERCFLVAGNGCPQMRAVFWIDNGSNHEVKSVPFLDISTVHVMPFNVQDMESHSLNISAKIAGVRLGGGMNYTESLLHRFGILGPDGGPGEGLLKGLKNLSSGPLAKLFRASPFIKADLEENGCLKEEDHGILLELGMPDDVDVSVELKNWLFALEGTQEMQEGWRLSNDDYITREERCWHTTFRCLQVKAKSNNVPNSSSSGKLCKKQKFPVELITVGVEGLQALKPRSTNHIFQRDSKDTDHVDKDRRTIGIVDNSEGINIEVCLVISEDDSDLAAKWMIENIKFSVKQPIEAVATKEELEHLAFLCRSEVDSMGRIAAGILRLLKLDKSLGEAAIHQLCNLGSGSIDNILTPEKLSRCGSVGSISFTLVTPNSHAVIESPNQSLESTIASLEVEIADSQMKFPALISELSSSEPSGYVADMKQLSQKLEGIQLLLTRLTTLV
- the LOC103697743 gene encoding uncharacterized protein LOC103697743 isoform X3; protein product: MTLEVGTVNLMLETRGGARQQGGATWSPPLASITIRNLLLYTTNENWQVVNLKEARDFSNNKKFIYVFKKLEWESLSVDLLPHPDMFADERLTSSNKEENRRDDDGAKRLFFGGERFLEGISGQANITVQRTEQNSPLGLEVQLHITEAVCPALSEPGLRAFLRFMTGLYVCLNRGDVDPKAQQRCTEAAGRSLVSIIVDHIFLCIKDADFRLEFLMQSLFFCRASVSDGETTKTLSRIMVGGMFLRDTFSRPPCALVQPSMRAASKEFLDVPEFGQNFCPSIYPLGNQQVQSNVSVPLVCLHSLQINPSPAPPKFASQTVIGCQPLMITLQEESCLRIASFLADGIVVNRGALLPDFSVNSFVFTLKEFDLTVPLDAAKTADFSGNHCSQTSFSGARLHVEDLYFSQSPSIKCTLLNLDKDPSCFSLWEYQPIDASQKKWTTRASHLSLSLETCGGLTEKMSSADWATGLWRCVELHDACFEAAMVTADGSPLLDVPPPEGVVRIGVACQQYLSNTSVEQLFFVLNLYAYFGRVSEKISKVSKRNRRGKNGKSLGEKLVKRMPSDTAVSLAVKNLHLKFLESTSIDIQVMPLVQFGGQNLFLKVSHRTLGGAFAVSTNLQWEAVSINCLDEVGEVAYENGIGVPAERCFLVAGNGCPQMRAVFWIDNGSNHEVKSVPFLDISTVHVMPFNVQDMESHSLNISAKIAGVRLGGGMNYTESLLHRFGILGPDGGPGEGLLKGLKNLSSGPLAKLFRASPFIKADLEENGCLKEEDHGILLELGMPDDVDVSVELKNWLFALEGTQEMQEGWRLSNDDYITREERCWHTTFRCLQVKAKSNNVPNSSSSGKLCKKQKFPVELITVGVEGLQALKPRSTNHIFQRDSKDTDHVDKDRRTIGIVDNSEGINIEVCLVISEDDSDLAAKWMIENIKFSVKQPIEAVATKEELEHLAFLCRSEVDSMGRIAAGILRLLKLDKSLGEAAIHQLCNLGSGSIDNILTPEKLSRRGSVGSISFTPETPNSHAIIESPNQSLESTIASLEAEIADSQMKFAALISELSSSEPSGYVADMKQLSKKLEGMQLLLTRLRTLV
- the LOC103697743 gene encoding uncharacterized protein LOC103697743 isoform X1 encodes the protein MESILARALEYTLKYWLKSFSRDQFKLHGRTAQLSNLDINGDALHASVGLPPALNVTTAKVGKLEITLPSVSNVQVEPIVVHIDRLDLVLEENAESDNAKNSSSAQSTMAKGSGYGFADKIADGMTLEVGTVNLMLETRGGARQQGGATWSPPLASITIRNLLLYTTNENWQVVNLKEARDFSNNKKFIYVFKKLEWESLSVDLLPHPDMFADERLTSSNKEENRRDDDGAKRLFFGGERFLEGISGQANITVQRTEQNSPLGLEVQLHITEAVCPALSEPGLRAFLRFMTGLYVCLNRGDVDPKAQQRCTEAAGRSLVSIIVDHIFLCIKDADFRLEFLMQSLFFCRASVSDGETTKTLSRIMVGGMFLRDTFSRPPCALVQPSMRAASKEFLDVPEFGQNFCPSIYPLGNQQVQSNVSVPLVCLHSLQINPSPAPPKFASQTVIGCQPLMITLQEESCLRIASFLADGIVVNRGALLPDFSVNSFVFTLKEFDLTVPLDAAKTADFSGNHCSQTSFSGARLHVEDLYFSQSPSIKCTLLNLDKDPSCFSLWEYQPIDASQKKWTTRASHLSLSLETCGGLTEKMSSADWATGLWRCVELHDACFEAAMVTADGSPLLDVPPPEGVVRIGVACQQYLSNTSVEQLFFVLNLYAYFGRVSEKISKVSKRNRRGKNGKSLGEKLVKRMPSDTAVSLAVKNLHLKFLESTSIDIQVMPLVQFGGQNLFLKVSHRTLGGAFAVSTNLQWEAVSINCLDEVGEVAYENGIGVPAERCFLVAGNGCPQMRAVFWIDNGSNHEVKSVPFLDISTVHVMPFNVQDMESHSLNISAKIAGVRLGGGMNYTESLLHRFGILGPDGGPGEGLLKGLKNLSSGPLAKLFRASPFIKADLEENGCLKEEDHGILLELGMPDDVDVSVELKNWLFALEGTQEMQEGWRLSNDDYITREERCWHTTFRCLQVKAKSNNVPNSSSSGKLCKKQKFPVELITVGVEGLQALKPRSTNHIFQRDSKDTDHVDKDRRTIGIVDNSEGINIEVCLVISEDDSDLAAKWMIENIKFSVKQPIEAVATKEELEHLAFLCRSEVDSMGRIAAGILRLLKLDKSLGEAAIHQLCNLGSGSIDNILTPEKLSRRGSVGSISFTPETPNSHAIIESPNQSLESTIASLEAEIADSQMKFAALISELSSSEPSGYVADMKQLSKKLEGMQLLLTRLRTLV